The genomic window TTATTTAACATTACAATTCTCCCATCTGGGGTAGTTGTTATTACTCCCTCGCTAATTGATTGTAATGTAATCTGTAATAATTCTTGTTCTTTATGTAAAGCTTCTGTAGCTTCTTTCCTAATAACAGTATCCCATATAGAATCAAAAAGTAATTTCAACTGTATTGCATCTTCCTCGGTATAATCATCTTTTTTATTAGCCATTCCAACAATAGCAACAATATTGTTATTATTAATTACTGGTATAGACAAGAAATTATTAAGCTTAATATGTTCTTTGGGATATCCTTTTTTTAATGGATGAGGAGCTTGGAAATTATTGACAATAATAGGTTTTTGTTGTCTAATTGCTTCTCCCCATATTCCACCATGCTCAAGTGTAAATCTATCTTTATTAATAAAACAGTTTTCAATAGTTTTATCAGAGTAAGAGTTTAAAAATAGTTCGCCTGAATCGTTATACAAGAAAATATAACCATAGGTACTGTTTAACATAGTAATACTTTCATTAAGAGTATAGTTTAACAAATCACCAGATGATTCAGATTTATATTGCAAAATCTTAACAATGCTTTTATATCGTTCTTTGTTTTTTTCTATTTTTTCAAGTAATAATTGGTTATCCGTAATATCTCTTGCTGCTGCATAAATATAGTGGTTTTTATACGGTTGGGATTTCCATTCAATATATCGGTATGATCCATCTTTTGATATATATCTATTAACAAAGTTTGTGATTGTTTGATTGTCGGCTAATCTGGATATGGCGTTTATGGTGGCATCAATATCTTCTGGATGAACGAATTCTAAAAATGTTCTTTTCTCTAACTCAGACTTTGTATAGCCCAAAATATCTTCCCAAGCTTTATTAACTTTAATAAAATTACCATCTGTATCAGCTATGCAAAGTAAATCAGGTGTGATGCTAAAAAATCTCTCAAGCTCATTTGATTTATTCATTAACTGTATTTCTGCTTTCTTTTGTTTAGTTATATCTTTACTTGAACCCACAATATAGTTTATTGTATCATTTTCCAAAATTGGAGTAAGTGTAGTTAAAAATATAATATTCCCATCTGCAAACGATATGCATTCTTCAAAAGTTATAGTTTTTTTTTGTTCCACACAGTTTTTATAATGTTCTGTTAAAATTTTAGCTGTGTCACTTTCAAAAGCTTCAAAAGGGGTTTTCTCACATATTTCATCTTGGGTAATCCCCAATAACTTTTCTGTTTTAGCATTTATAGTTATAAATTTAAAATTTTCATCTTTTGTATAACTTAATAAAAATAAGGCATCTTGGGTTTTATTAAAAACTGTTTCGTATTCTTTTATTATAGTTTCTTTATTTTTACTAACGGTATCATAAAATATAGAAGCATTTTCTAAACCTTTAGTTTTTTCATAATTATCACACTTCAAAGAACCCTCCCCTTTATTACTTTTTAATATCCAACACTGGACTAGTTATATATTTCCATTTAATAGAAAATATTTCCTGCAAATTTAAGTGTGAAAAAATTCTTTATCAAAAAAGGAAGCATAGGGACGGTTCTTTTGCTTCCTTTTTTGTGGTAAGATATAACAAAATTAATTGGGGGGGGAGGTCAAAAAGTGCCACGTCAACCTAGAGTCAAAAGTGAAAGCGGGATATATCATGTAATGTTACGCGGAGTAAGGAAACAAGATATTTTTCATGATGACGAGGACTGCTTAAGATTTCTTACTACAATCAAAAGATACAAAAAGCAGTCACAGATAAATGTATATGGATGGTGTCTAATGGGAAACCATGTACATTTGCTATTGAAAGAAGGTAATGAAAATATAAGTACAACAATGAAAAGAATAGGGGTAAGTTATGTCTGGTTTTATAACCAAAAATATAAAACAGTAGGTCACTTATTTCAAGATAGATACAAAAGTGAACAAATTGAGACTGATGAGTATTTATTAACGGTAATTCGCTATATACACCAAAATCCCGTAAAAGCAGGTTTTGCAAAAACACCAGCGAGTTGGAGATGGAGTAGTTGTTTTGGTTATTATGGAAAAGAATACGAACCAGTTGCACTACTTGATGACCAATTAATATTAGGTTTATTTGCACATAATCAAACTGTAGCAAGAGATGAATTTAAGGATTTTAATGAAATAAAAAATGATGACCAATGTCTTGATGATAAATATATTAAAAAATTAACTGATGAAGAAGCTTTACAGGAAATAAACAAATTACAGTTAGGGTTAGATTTAGAAGCAATAAAAAAATTACCAAAAACAAAACGAAACGTAATTATATCTCAAATTAAAACTATTGAAGGATTAACCCAAAGGCAAATAGCTCGAATTCTTAATATATCGGAAAATGTAATTTTTAAAGCTTAAAAAAGGAAGCAAAAGAACCGTCCCTATGCTTCCTTTATATGGGGAGGGTAAAGCATGGAGTCTGCACTAGCGGCAATGGCTCAGTATTTTGGTTACCAAGATTTTAAACCAGGACAAAGAGAGATAATAGATGGAATTTTAGATTCTCGTGATGTTATAGGTGTGATGCCTACAGGTGGAGGAAAATCACTTTGCTATCAATTACCGGGTTTGGTTTTATCCGGGATAACTTTGGTGATATCTCCTTTGATTGCATTAATGAAGGATCAAGTAGATGCACTTAATAATCAAGGGGTACCTGCATCTTTTATTAATAGTTCATTGAACTTAAGTGAAATACAAGCACGCTTAAAGCTAGCATATAATGGTGAAGTTAAACTATTATATATTGCTCCAGAACGCTTAGATTCAAAAGACTTTACTAGATTACTTTATAACCTTCCTATTTCTTTAATAGCAATTGATGAAGCGCATTGTGTATCACAATGGGGGCATGATTTTAGACCAAGTTATTTAAATATTAGATCATGGATTGAAGCAATGAAAAATCGACCAGTGGTAGCAGCTTTTACTGCTACGGCTACTACTCGTGTACGTCAAGATATTATAGAAAACTTAGGGCTTAAACAGCCTAAAACTATAATTAATAGCTTTAATCGCCCTAATCTTTACTTTGCCGTTAATAAGGGAGTAGATCGAATAAGGTATATTAGTAATTATATAGATAAGCATCCTAATCAGTCAGGGATAATTTATGCTGCAACACGTAAAGAGGTTGAAAATATTTTTGAACAACTACTAACAAAAAATTATTCGGTAGCAAAATACCATGCAGGTTTAAAAACTGAAGAAAGAACTAAAAATCAAGAAGACTTTTTACATGATCGTATTAAAGTAATGATAGCAACAAATGCATTTGGCATGGGGATAGATAAATCAAATATTAGTTTTGTTATTCACCATAACATGCCCAGGCACCTAGAAGCTTACTATCAAGAAGCTGGTCGTGCAGGACGTGATGGGCAACCGGCAGAATGCATTCTTTTATACCATCCTTCAGACATACAAATACAAAAATATTTTATAGAAAATGCAAACTTAGCCGAAAAAAGAAAAATATCGGAATACGAAAAACTAAAAAACATAATTGATTACTGTCATAGTCCCCGTTGTCTAAGGGAAAACATATTGAAATATTTCGGTGAATTAAGTACAAGTGATAATTGCGATAATTGTGCTAATTGTAAAGAGCAGGAAATAGTGGATATTACCATAGAAGCACAAAAGATTTTCTCTTGTATAATTAGAATGAGAGAACAATATGGCAGCAAAATTATTGCTGCTGTTCTAAAAGGTTCCCAACAAAAAAGAGTATTTGAGCTAGGGTTTGAAAAATTGTCGACTTATGGAATTATGAATAACCTCACAATGCCTCAAATTACCGAGTATATTAACATTCTAGCTGCTGAGGATTTTTTAACCATTACTAATGGGCAATACCCAGTAGTTAAAATGAAATCAAAAGCCTTACCAGTACTTAGAGGACAAGAGAAAATTCTTATTAGACGTCCAAAAGCAACTGAGACTACAGTTTATGAAAACGAACTTTTTGAAGCACTTCGTAATTTGCGTCAGGAAATAGCGCAACAACAAGGTGTTCCACCTTATGTTATATTTGCAGACAAAACATTGTGGGAAATGTGTGAGTATCTACCCCTCAATGTAGAAGCTATGTTATGTATTAATGGAGTAGGTCAAGTAAAATTTGAAAGATATGGTGAAAAATTTTTAGAAATCATAAAAAATTATACAGAAGCTAACTTACAAGGTTCAATTGAAAATTCTCAAAACAATGACACCTCAATAGAATCAACTAATTCTAAAACCAAAAAGAAAACTAAAGAATCTAAAACTCCAACTCATGTACTATCATGGCAGATGTACCAAGAAGGTAAAAGTTTATCAGATATATCAAAAGTACGGGAATTAAAAATTACAACCATAGAAGAGCATATTATAAAAGCTGTTCAAAATGGCTATAGTGTGGAATGGTACGATTTTATTACTCCTGAAACTGAAGCAAAAGTTTTAGAAAAGGTCAACACCATAGGAGTTGAAAAATTAAAGCCAATTAAAGAGTCTTTACCTGATAAAATAAGTTATTTTGATATTAAGATTGCACTCTTAAAAAATGAACTAAAAAAATAAGCTGTTAGCTATTTGCTAACAGCTTAAGGAAGCAAAAGAACCGTCCCCGTGCTTCCTATTGATCGTAGATTTTTACTTCTACTTCTCTGATACCCCATTCATAGGCTTCTTCTTTGGTCCACATAAATACATCTATTCTATTTCCCTTTATTGCGCCACCTTGGTCAGCAGCAATACCTTCTCCATAACCTTCGATGTAAAGTTTTGTTTCCATTGGTATAACATCTGGGTCTACAGCTACAATTCCTCTATCAAGAGGCAGTCCTATATATGAGGGATAACCACCCCACGGATAATTTTCTTCGTGGCAATCAGTATAAGCAGTTGCTACCATGGTCATTGTTCTATACCCAGGTTCTTCATTGGTTGGTTTTTCTTTAACTTTTTTAGGTGTATCATCAGCTACTATTTCCTCTGGATTATTTACGGGTTGTTCATTATTTTTATTGTCTGTACTTGTAGGTAAATCTTTTTTCTCTTTCTCTTCACTAGTTTCTACTTCTTTTTCATCATTTTTGTTGTTATTAATTTCTTCATCCTTATTTGCTAGGATAGTTTCCTCATTGTCTTGTGGAATATTATCGCCATTCTTAGAAGCAAGGTTTTCATATGCTAATGTTGTTCCTAGTATAAAGATAACCAATAAAATACCAATATAAATATGATTTTTTTTATTCAACTTTATCACTCCTTTAAACCTATACAACAAGGTTAATTACCCCTGCATAAGGCATGCCTAAGTTTAAAGGATTAATTGGTCAAGCTCAATGTTTTAATATTGATACCTATTGGTTTATTTAAGAACTAGCTTTTTATTTTAACTAAGGTGATGTAAATTCATAAAAGAACTTAATGATACTTAAATATTTTATTTATAACCAATAAAAACCAAGGCAAGCAAGACTACTCTAATTTGGCTTTAACATTTTTGATCAATAGATGCATTGATCCTAACATCATTTCTTTAGGATAAAGAGCAAGAGCACCTTTTATGTATATGTTATACATCTCTTCTGCTAACTCTTGTTCACTATAACCATCTTTTAATTTATTACTTATTGTATCAAATGCTTCATAGGCAGCTTTTAGGCTCTCCTGGTAGAAGGAGTTTACTGCATTGCCTGTAGGTATATCTCCATGAGCAACTCCTAGTACTTGGGTTGGATATGATTTTAGCCTATTTATAGTATTTAAATAAGTATCATAATCTTGGAAAAATACTGGAGAAAACTTTCCATCTTCTGCTTTATAGCCAGTTGCATCAGATACAAACATAACTTTATCATTAGCTAAATAAGCTGATATCGAACAAGGACTGTGACCTGGAGTTTCAAGTATTTCTAGAGTTAATTCATTATCTAGATTAATACAATCACCATCTTTTACTATCATATCTACATTAATTTCTTCTATGTCTCTACTAACTGGTTTATTTTCTAATAGTTCATTTTTTATATAAGAATCTGTAGTTATACTGTCACCTTGGAACATAGCTTTAACAATACGCTCTTTTGAAAGGAGTTTTTTACATACCTCACTAGCTACAACTTTAGCATCAGGAAATAGTTCTTTTAAAGAAGGAATACCACAAACATGGTCAAAATGTGAATGCATTGCAAGAATATATTTAATATTAGGCTTTTCTTGTAGTTGAACCCAGTCTTTTTTAAATAGTTCAACACCAGCACTAATTCCACATTCAATAATTGCAGCTTCTTTATTACCCACTATGTAATAATTTAAAAAACCATTACCTAGGACAATAACATTATCTGAAATTCTTTTCATTTAAAAAACCTCCTAACGTGATTAGTATTCTATTATAGATTATTACCAAGGCTGAAACATTAAACCTACTTAAATGTTATTTAACCATAGTTAAACTATTTTGACAATTTTTTACCCCAAGTAAATGTGGTTAGTTTTATGTGCATATTATTAATCACTAAAGCAAAAGAATAAATTGATAACTTAAATAAGGGGGTAGTTAGATGGCTCATGAAAGCAATGAATACCAAACAGCCACTTTTGCCGGAGGATGTTTTTGGTGTATGGTTGAACCTTTTAAAAAGTTAGAGGGTGTTATAGATGTAATTAGTGGTTATACAGGGGGGCATGTTAAAAATCCTGATTACGAAGATGTAACAACAGGTTATTCTGGGCACTATGAATCAGTTCAAGTTATTTATGACCCAGCCAAAATAAACTATTCAGATTTGTTAGATGTTTTTTGGAGACAAATTGACCCAACTGATGAATTTGGCCAGTTTGGTGATAGAGGGGACCAGTATAGAACAGCAATTTTTTATCACGATGAGGAACAAAGGGAAGTTGCTAAAAAATCGAAAAATAGGTTAGAAGAATTAAATTTATTTAATTATCCTATTGCTACAGAAATAATAGCTGCTCAGCCTTTTTATAAGGCAGAAGAACACCACCAAAATTATTATGCAAAAAATTCGGGTCATTATGAATTTTACAAAAAAGGATCTGGAAGAGAAGATTTTATTAACAAAGCATGGGGAAACATTGATGAAAAATTAGAGGAATTAAATGAACATCGGTTTTTGGTCACACAAAAAAATGAAACTGAAAAACCATATAAATATTGGGATAATTGATTTTAGTTACTTATTAGATTTTTGCAAAAACTGATACATAAAACTGTATCAGTTTTATACAAATCTAAACATTTGGTAAAGGTTCGTCTGACAATGGAGTTGATAGTTCTTCAGTACGAATTTTCCACTGTAGTTTAATTAATTCATCTCCATCTAGTACTTTGATTTGGTATTCAGGTGGTAGCTTATTTATGTACTCTCTAGAGCGATCGGATACTTTGCTGGTTGTCATTATTATTCCTTTTCTTATGCCATCTCCAACCATAGCCCCAACCAGTTTCTGTATAATATCTCGAGATATTTCGTTATAATAAATACCTTTATAAGCATATCTTTTACATTCTACATATACTTTTTCACCATCTTTTTCACAGATAATATCTTTTCCTCCATCATAATGTTCCGTGGTTACTTCCACAGATGAATAATCTAGCTTTTCAAGAAAATTTGCACACCAAAGTTCAAACTCATAAGGTTCTAGGTTATATATATCTTTTTTGGACAATAGACCATATTTTAATTTTGTTTGGTTTTCTCGCCTATCAACTTCAGCCTTTATTAGGGTATAAGCTTTTTCAGCTAAATTTATAAAAATAATAGCTACAAATGATAGAAAGACAGCAGTAAAAACATTCATCTAATCACCTCATTAGTAGCCTTTACAATATTTTCTTATTTTATACAGTACCAACAATGAGATTTCATATGGCATGTTAACTACTAATAAAAAATACTGAGCAAAAGTGTTTAGAAATAATCTATATGTCCATAACCACATTAGGATCCATAAATAGAATTAAAAGAATTGCTACTGTAAAGCAGTATATTGCAAAATAAATAAGCTTACTGCGTTTTAAAAAATCAATAAGCCAAACTATTCCAATCCATGAAAAGATAAAAGTAACAACAAATGAGACTATAAGTGGACCTAATCCAATAACAGACCACATTTCATTAGATAAGTCACCGATTACTAAAACTGATGAACCTAATATAACTGGTATAGCTAGCAAAAAAGAGTACCTTACTGCTGTATCTCTAGATAAACCAACCCAAAGTCCAGTTACTAAAGTTGAACCTGATCGAGAGATGCCGGGTAAAACTGCTAATGTTTGTCCCAAACCGACAATAATAGAATCTAGATATGTCATATTTTCAATTCTTCTTTCACCATATTGGCGAAATCGTTCAATAATAATAAGAAAAGTACCTGTTATCATTAAGGAAACTCCGATAAATGTAGGTGTTTTCATGGCATCTTGAATTACGCCCTTTAATACTATGCCTAGTGTTCCGGTTATAATAGTGGCTATTAAAATATAAATGCCAAACATAAATTGTGTACGATGGTTAGCTGACTTGTTAATTAAATAAGCAAAAAAACCAGTAACAACATTAATTAAATCCTTTCTGAAATAAATTATTACTGCTAATACTGAGGCTAAATGCAAATAAATTTCAAATGTTAAACCAGGAAAATGATAACCTAAAAGGTGTTCTGTAATAATTATATGGGCAGTACTTGATATAGGTAAAAATTCAGTAATACCTTGTACAATGCCAAAAATAATAGCTTCAATATAAGTCATTTAAAGTCTCCTTTATAACTATATTTATAAATTATCTCTAAAACAAATAAAAAATACAAGTAATATAAAAATTATAAAAACCTCTACATGCGTTGGGTTTAACACATAAGCCTAACATCGCATACCATAGAGTATATATAAAATTCTAGTTTAGCTTTTTGAAGTCAAATCAATTTTATATATTTGATTCTGCTGCAAAAAGTAACTGCAACAAACTTAAGGCTGAGCAAACATGTTTATCTAAGTCCTTAAGTAGCAAGGCGTGGTGCATAGATCACGGCTAAGTATAAATAAAAAATCATTTTAGATAATAAGTGCTAAGCTAAAATGAAGGTAAAGACCGATGAGTGGCGTGATAAACATGTTTGCTCAGCCGATTCCATACTCTAAGTTTAGCTTTTTGCAGTGGAATCATATTTATATAAATTATTTATGAGCAAAGGAGGTAAAATAATGATAAAGGTAGGTATTGACCCTGGTCATGGAGGAAGTGATTCAGGGGCAGTAGGGGTACGCGGGTATAGAGAAAAAGATATTGTTCTTTCTATAGCTAAAGAAGTTGAATCTCACCTGAAACAGAATTCTATAAAAACTGTAATGACTAGAACTGAAGATAAGTATGTTAGTCTTAATGAAAGAACTCGAATATTAAATGACTCTAAAGTAGATATCTGTCTTTCTATTCATGCTAATGCATCGACAAACCGAGATGCTGACTATATTTCTACATTTATTTATACAGCTAGAGGTGAAGCGGAATCTCTAGCTTATTTAATTCAAAAAGAAATGGTGAATGAATTAGGTTGGCAAGATGGTGGGGTTAGAATAAAAAATTTGCATATTTTAAGAGAGACAAACATGCCAGCTATATTATTAGAATGTGGATTTATAACTAATCTAAAACAAGAAAGAAAACTTATACAACAAGATACTAAAAAAAACTTAGCTAAGGCTATGGTTGCGGGAATTTTATCGCATTATAATTTGGCTCAAAATACTAAACCCCAAAATAGCGATTTACCTAGTAATAACAAAGATGAAATTAATCAAAAGATTAAAGAGTTTGAAAACAACTTGCTAAACAAGAAAAGAGAAACTGCTGAAAAAAACGAAACTATAAAACGTATACTAAATTTAGCTGAAAAATCCTTACAATAAAAAATGGCTCTTATTTAAATGAGCCATTTTTTATTAAAAAGGAGGGAGCGGCTAATCCATGGGGCCGCCTTCCCAATATTGCCTAATCTTTCGTAAAGCATATCCACCGAAATAAAGGCCATTAATAAATGCAATAGGTATTGCTAAAAAACCAAACCAATGAATTTTTTGTTTGTTGTCTTCTTTACCGTCTGTTGTTCTATATCTTGTCATAATAAAGCCCTCCTTTAGTTTAGTTTTAACTAAAAAGAGGGATTTATAATAGGTTTAATATCTCATCTTTTACTAATTAAGGAGGGATAGACTTTTAAAAACAAAAGATATAAAAGTGTGCCACCTAAAAATAGTATTAATATTACAGAAATGGTTTTTTCCATATATTAAACTACCTCCAATTAATCTCTTGTTTTTTATTATTGGCAAGCTTTATTATTATTCATACATATAACAGATTTCACCTGTTTTTCAAATAATGTTTGCAAAAAAATATTAGTCATCTAAGTTTTTTATTTGGTTTATCTCTTTTTCATTTAAAACACGAGTTATTAATATTCTTGTCATTTTTGATAAATCTACCTCATGTGGATTAGCAATTTTCAAACCATCATTTTTATATACAACTCTTATAATTGGTTTACTAGGTGTAGTTTTATTTATATCCACAACAATACCATAATCACCTGTGTTAAGTTGAACGATACTTCCTAAAGGATAAATTGCAATATTAGAAATTAAAGCATCAACACATTTTTCATCTAAATAAATGCCTTTCATCCTATTTAACACATCGATAGATTGCTTAATAGAATATGCAGGGCGGTAAGGTCTATCAGAAAGCAAAGCATCATATACATCAGCTACTCCCACAATACGAGCATATTCATGTATTTCTTCTCCTTGGAGTTTTCGTGGATAGCCATTACCATCCCAACGTTCATGATGTTGATAAGCTATATGAGCTGATAGTAAAGAGATATCATCATAATTTTTGAGTAATTTAAAACCATATTCGGCGTGCTTTTTAACTTCTTCAAATTCTTCTGGGGTTAAATCATCATTTTTTGTTAAAATTGATTTATCTACCTGTGTTTTACCAATATCATGAAGTAGTGCACCCATTCCTAATTCTTTAAGTTTAAGGTTATTATAACCCAAAGTCATAGCTGTCATTACTGAAAGTATACAAACATTAACCGAATGACCAAATGTATAATCATCAAATGCTCTTATATCTGTTAAATTAACTAATATATTTAGATTAGATAAAAGTTCGTCAATTATGTTATTAACAGTATTTTGTACTGACTTTATATTAATTTTACGTTCTTGTTCTATTAAATTAAAACCATCTTTTACAATTTTGGCTGTCTTTAATCTTGTTTGCTCGGATACTACATCAGGTGCGTTTTCTACATCACCAAATGCTTCATCAATAATATATACAGAGGCAATGCCCATCTGTTTTAAGCGCTGTATGTATGCCTCAGTTAATTTAATTCCAGCATTTATGAGAATACGGCTATCACTACTATAAATTCGTCTTGCTACTTCCATTCCAGGTTTTAAATTATCAATAAAAACTCTTCTCATATAAATATCACCTTATTTTGACATACAAAAAAATTATTAATGATGTAATTCTGTATACGATATCTAATTCCTCCCTTATTAATGACAAAAACAACTAATAATAGATATAAAAACCTTTAAACTAGCTTCAACATAATTTGCCTGTCGTTTGCTAACGTGGTAAATTACAATTAAGAAAAAAATTTATGGAGATCTAAATGGGAAAAAATAAAAAGAACAAGTTTCCAAGGGTTCTTCTTAAAAACCTAGTGCATGACATAAGAAAACTAATATCAAGTAATGAGGGTCGAATATTTATATTAGAGATTTTTGAAGAGGTTCCATTTGAACTTAGACCAAGTTTACTTGAAAGCTTATCGGCCTTTTATGAAAAAGAAATGGCCGAGTTTTTTCATCTGCTTATTATAGAGTATGGAAAAGAATGGAGTGCTATATGCAAACGTGCCTTAGAAAAATATGCTATGGCAGGAATAGAATTTAGTCCTCCAGTGTTTTCAAAAGGACGATTTTATAAAGCGTATGCAACAAAAACTAGACATACAGGAAAAACAAATGTTGATATAGCATGGAAAACAGATGATGGTTTTATTTATGTAGAAAGTATTTATTTAACGTATTCCTCAGATGGGATACACAGTTATTTTATTGATGAGAACTTTTCAATTTCGAAATTTAAAAAGGACAGAGAAGGGCTTAATGATTTAGTGGAAATTAACTTTGAAGAAGTGTGTTGCCTAATACAAGAGGCATATGGTTTTAATATGAGATCTATGACGCGTCCGGCTATAGGGAAGTTTTTATATCAAAAATACTTAGATCAAGAAGTTGGACTTACCCACACCGCAGAAGCTGAACTATTGCGTAAAGTATCAAGTGAATTAAGTCCAAAAGAATTAGTAAATAGCTTATTTTATGCTTTACGATACCAAGATTATAACTATATTTTTTC from Candidatus Syntrophocurvum alkaliphilum includes these protein-coding regions:
- a CDS encoding HD-GYP domain-containing protein yields the protein MRRVFIDNLKPGMEVARRIYSSDSRILINAGIKLTEAYIQRLKQMGIASVYIIDEAFGDVENAPDVVSEQTRLKTAKIVKDGFNLIEQERKINIKSVQNTVNNIIDELLSNLNILVNLTDIRAFDDYTFGHSVNVCILSVMTAMTLGYNNLKLKELGMGALLHDIGKTQVDKSILTKNDDLTPEEFEEVKKHAEYGFKLLKNYDDISLLSAHIAYQHHERWDGNGYPRKLQGEEIHEYARIVGVADVYDALLSDRPYRPAYSIKQSIDVLNRMKGIYLDEKCVDALISNIAIYPLGSIVQLNTGDYGIVVDINKTTPSKPIIRVVYKNDGLKIANPHEVDLSKMTRILITRVLNEKEINQIKNLDD
- a CDS encoding N-acetylmuramoyl-L-alanine amidase family protein — its product is MIKVGIDPGHGGSDSGAVGVRGYREKDIVLSIAKEVESHLKQNSIKTVMTRTEDKYVSLNERTRILNDSKVDICLSIHANASTNRDADYISTFIYTARGEAESLAYLIQKEMVNELGWQDGGVRIKNLHILRETNMPAILLECGFITNLKQERKLIQQDTKKNLAKAMVAGILSHYNLAQNTKPQNSDLPSNNKDEINQKIKEFENNLLNKKRETAEKNETIKRILNLAEKSLQ